ATCACCATAGCGATTCCAAAGGCAATCAGAAGGGATTTCAGCCAGCTCACTATTTCATGCTTATTCAATGTGTTCCACCAAAGCCTTCTGCACCCATATACCTGTCTTTAATGAAGGTGCGGTGATGAAGTTCATGGCCGGCAATAATATAGGCGATGGCCCGGGCGGTTACTTCCGTGCCGTTTGCATTCCCTCTCCTTAGCAGTGACTCATCATCCATGCTTTTTAGTAGAGCAATCGTGTTTTGGCGTACATAGGACAGCTGCTCTACCAGTTCCCGGATGCTGAAACGGTTGAATTGCCCATTCTTCACATACTCATTATCATCATAGCCAGGCAGCTTGGCCATCTCCCCTCTGCCAATGCAAAGCAGGCGGTAGCTCATGATGCGTTCGGTATCTGTGATATGGCCGATAACTTCTTTAATGGTCCATTTTTCCGGAGCATAACGGAATTGAGCCTGATCTTCATTCAGGTCTTTTACCAGATTCATCGTTTCCTTTATTTGCACATCGAGGATCTGCAGCAGGTCCCCTTCCGGTACGGAGCTGACATATTTCTCATAATAGGGTGCATATTCATTGGATTTAGGTTTTTTTAACATCGCGTTCCCTCCCATTCTATTACCTTATTTTACTAAATATCTATTTACAGAGCCAATATTAGGTTTGAAAAAGCTCGCCCCGGACTGCTTTTATATAGCGTTTAGCTGACCGCTGCACTGCAAGGTCTGCCTCTTTTTCTATAACTCTGTGAAACGCGTTGTAGATCCGGTCAAATGATAGCGTTTTTATTCTGCCAGCCATTCGTTCTACCGTTTCAGCCGGAAGAGGGATGAGATTCGGGTAGCTGTACATGAAGCTGACCCACCCACTATCTGCGACAACCTGAATGATGTCGCCGGTGAGCAGAACGCCTTTGCCCTGGCTCCCATTTTCCCAATGAAGGACAGCACCGCCTTTAAAATGTCCGCCAAGGCGGTGGATGACCAGGCCATCTTGAACTTTGAGCGATTCTCCGCTCCAGAAAATAATGTGTTCACTGTCCCTCATCACCCATTCCCTGTCGTCTTCGTGTATATAGATCGGCACATTGAATGTTTCCGCCCATTCCGCCTGAGCTGAATAGTAATGAGGATGGGACAGTGCGATTGCGTCTAATCCGCCTAGATCTTTTATGGTGTCAATCGTGTGCTCATCGAGATAGGTAATACAGTCCCACATCAGATTAAAACCGTTATGCTGAATAAGATAAGCTGTCTGGCCGATGGCAAACTCCGGCACTGTTTTCATGCTGTAAAGATTGGATTCCTCCTTCTGTATTTCATTTATATAAATTTGGCTTTCCGTCATTTCATGTAATGTTGTCCATTCCTGGCCACGGGGTCCAACGTACTGGCGCTCTTCCATGCAGATCGGGCAGCTTTCAGGCTGATGGACCGAAGGCGGAAATTGCGTTCCGCACGTTTTGCATATATATTTTTCCATTAGAATTGCCTCCGTTTCTCATACTTTACATTACCCATTTTAATGCTGGAAACTTTATGCTAAATCGCCGTTCTGACTGAAAATGGCTACAACTTTAGCCTGAAAACTTATACTTCAAGCCTAAGGTAAAAACCTCAAAGTCCAGCTTTTCATAATAGCCCGCTTTCTCTTCCTCAGCCATCAATTGTACATGCAGCCGTGCCTTCGAGCACTCCACTGCCAGCCTGCGCACCATTTCCTTTCCGATGCCCTGGCTGCGATAACCTGGATCAACGATTAATCCGCAAAGATAGGCATTAATCACTCCGTCTGAGATAATGCGCCCTGTCCCGATCAGGCAATCTCCATCATAGGCACTGATCACCAGCCAGCTCTGCTCCATCGCCTTATGCAGTTTTTCTTTCGGCAGCTTCAAAAATTCATTCCAGCCGTCATTTTCATATAACTGAAATAATTGATCCTGATCCGGTAAGGCAAATTCATATTTGATCATAAAAAATCTCCTTAAGTATGTAATGCTAAACCTATTCTGGTTCAAGGAGGAAGAATCCTTTTTCTTTTAACGGTTATCCAGCATCGATACACAGACTTCTTCACTATGTTCCGTATTCCCCGTTACAAACTCATATGTGGAAGCGTCCTCTTTTTCACAAAACTGAACAACATCCCCAAACCACTTCTTTTTGCCATAGTAATAGATTATGTTCGGTTCATCTTTGAAAATGACATAATAATGGGTATGGTAAAAATCATGATTGATGTCCATCTTAGGTATGCTATAGCTGTGTTCCTGAAAATCACTTTCGTCATAGTCTGTTCCATCCAGATGCTTCTTCACCTCATGGGTTATCCACTTGTTCATGATGGGATTGCCATTATTTAATACATAAAGAAAAAGGACGGGTGAAGCCAGAATTAACAAGCCTGCTATTATCAGCAGTAATTTTTTCATATATTTGTCACTCCCAACCGTTTATATAGTGTAATTTTACACTTCAAGTAACTTGGAGTGGTAGTTTTTTCTATATGAAACTTTTTTGTCTGCCGTCCGTATTAAATAGTAAAGAACTTACTTTAGGAGAGATTCTTATGGGAAATATTTTTATTTTTTCACTGATTGCCGGACTGGCGGTTGCTATCCTGCTGATTCCGTTCAGCTATAAACCGAAGGCAAAGGAAAAGGAAAAGGAAAAGGAAGGCAGGAAACTGGGGACCGGAATTATGGCCGGCACCGCCGCTGTATCTGTGCTGCTTGTTTTTGCCGTGTATTATTTCACCAATCTGGACCGGAACTTGACCAGCTTATGGCTGCTTGCGGTTATCGCTTCATTAATTGGAGCTGTTCTTGCGACAGGCAGGGAACGAATGATAAAAACAGGTGTGTTTGCCGTCAGTCTGATTGCAGGGATTTTCTTTCTGACAGCTTTTCTATTCAACGCAGATGATAAATATGAAAGTGCCAAAATGAATGAAAAAACGGAGATTGAGACGTTTGATGAAAAAGAAACACCGGCAAGCGTGCCGCCGCAGTTTGCACGCAATAAGATGAAGAAGGCTTTCGGGCAGGTTCCGAATACGAGCTATTATGAGCTTGGCAGCCTGCAGATCCAGAAAGTCAATGGAGAATATGTTTATATAGCGCCTGTAGAGTTTTCGGGCTTTTTCAAATGGTGGAATGGAGATAAAACACCTGGCTATTTTACAATCAGCGCAACTGACTCCTCTGCCAATCCAAAGTTTGTGAAAAGTGATATGGTGTATACACCATCCTCTTATTTTAATAAAAATATTGAGCGCCATATTCGGATGCAGTATCCGCAGGCCATTTTTTACGGAGATGTGCAGCTGGAGGTGGATGACGACGGAAAGCCGTTTTATATCCGTTCATATGGAGAGTTTATTTCGGCGAGAAATGGCTTTGATGTTCAAGGGGTGGTCATGGTTGACCCGCTGAACGGACAGACGGAGTCCTATAAACTTGCGGATGTGCCGGCCTTTGTGGATGGAGCTGTTTCCCCTGAAACTGTCAGTCTGCAGAACAGCTATTTCGGGAATTATGTCCACGGCTTCTGGAACAGCAAATTCGGAAAGTCAGATGTTAGGCTTCCATCGGATGAAGGAACAGAAGCCAATGTGAGTCCGATTTTTGATGAAAATGGCGACATGTATTACTTCACAGATTTTACAAGTCCCAAAGAAGGCGTCGATTCGATGCTTGGCTATTCTCTGACAAATTCAAGGACGGGCGAAGCGACCTTCTTTACAGGTAATCTTGAGGAATCTTATATGGATTCGCAGGGTGCCCTCCAGATTATCGAGAAGAAATTCATCGAGAAAAAATGGAGCGGTGAAATGCCTGTTCTGTATAACTTCTACGGGGAAGCGAGCTGGCTGACGCCTGTGCTTGATGCCAACGGATTCCTGCAGAACTACTTTATTGTATCAGCTGCCAATCCGGAAATATCTGCTTACGGGACAACGCCAAATGAAGCATTGCGTTTATATAAAACCGCATTGCAGCGAGGCGGAGGCACGGTAGACGGAAGCTCAAAAGCAGAGGAGAAACAGGTGAGCGGCACTGTACTGCGGGTGTACAATGAGAAATCCGGCGAATTCACCGTCGTATCATTCCTCCTGGATAACCGCCAGAGCTATGTGGTTTCATCTGAAACCGTGCCGATGGCCATTTATCTGAAGGAAGGCGATCAGGTGGACGTGAACTATCTGGATACAGGTGAGGCATTCCTGCCTGTGAAGGAAATGACCATTAAAGGATTGGAATAGACGCAAAAACACGATGAAGGCATCCTTCATCGTGTTTTTTATTACCCTGCTATTATGTTTGCTGATTTAATGGCACTGGATAGTGTGGATTTGATGCTGACATGATCAAATGTCAAACCGAGCTGTACTGCAGTCTGGGCAATTTCCGGTCTTAAGCCGGAGATTGTCGTCTTTACGCCGATCAGGCTTAGCGCTTCTATCAGCTGGAAAAGCTGATGGGCTACCATAGTATCAATCATGACTACGCCTGAAAGGTCAAGGAACAGCTGGCTGACACCTATTTTATTGCACTGCTGAAGTGTATTTTCAAGCATGATTTTCGCTCGTGCTGTATCAATATCCCCGACAAGAGGAAGAAGTGCGATATCTTCTGTCAGGGAAATGACCGGGGAACTTAGTTCAAGGATTAAAGCCTGCTGTGCCTGCAGCCTCTTCTGGGAATGGTTATTATACTCCTCCGTGAACCAGGTAACCACCTCACCGATGGTTCTAATGATCATCCTGCGCCATAAGGCAATTTGTTTTTCATCATATTGACCCTGGCTGATTTCAACAAACTGCTCAAGCAGGTTCAAATACTGTTCCTGGGTGTTAAAGAACTCCTGCAGGATCATCTCCAGAGGCGTACGGAGGTGTTCATCATCCTGCGCCACTTTGACAATCCAGCTTTCCAGCTCACGAAAGAAAGCTTCTTCTTCTTTATGGAAGACTTCGGAGAACTGCTTGTGGAATTCGTAATTTTGCTTCTTTACTCGTTCAATCACAGCGGGATCTTCTGATGTATATATCCCGCCGCTCTCTTCTTTGTCCACATTTTTATACCATTCTTCTGTTAAGTCCCAGGTTTTTTCAAGGAAAAATTGATATAGATCATGATTACGATGCATGCCTGTCTCCCCTAACCGAACTGTTATTTCAATATTAATATTTTAACCGATGAGAAATAAAGTGTCGATTTTAAGCTCCTAACGATTTTCCGCTAATTCCCTGCTGTTCGCATACTGATAGTCTGCTCCTGGTCTCGGAAGCATTATGCTTAAGGCGGATGCCAGAACAAGAAGAATGATGGATGCAATGAAAGAACTGTCATAGCTCCCTGTCAGATCAAATATGACACCAGGGACGAAGGAACCAAGAGCAGAACCCAGCTGATGGCTCAAATAAATCCAGCCAATCACCGCTCCGGCGGACAGATGCCTGAAATATTCCGCAGCCAGTTTCATGGTCGGTGCGACAGTGGCAAAATTGACAATCCCAAAGCTGATGGCAAACAGAATCAACAAATGGGATTGAGTGACGAAAAAGCCAAACAGGGAAGCATCATTTACGATGATGAGCAGAAGAACAATGGTCAGGGCCCGTACTCCGTAGAGAAAGGCAAGGATCCTTCTGCAATTCCACCTATCTGCAAGAAACCCGGATACGACTGTGCCGAGAATGTTGAAGCCGGCCAGCAGACTGACAGCGGCTCCGGTAACGCCAGGCGTAAATCCGCAATACTGGGCAAAGGGAATAAGATGGGTATCCATCAGGCCTGTAGTGGTGACGCCGCACACGAAAAACGGGAGCATGAGAAACAGGAATTCTTTTCGCTTTAAGAGCTGGAATATAGATAGCGTTCCTTTTGGTGCTTCCTTTTGCCTTCCCTTCTCATTATCACTCACCCTCGCTCCATAAGCCTCGATATGGAGATCAGCCGGGTTCGAACGGATAAAGAGCAGAAGAAGCGGAAAAATGAATACAATCAAAAAGCAGCCGAGCACGAGCACAGTTGTCTTCCACCCGAGCTGGTCAATTAGGAATAAGGACAGCGGGACAAGAATAAGCTGTCCTGCTGCAGTGCCTGCAGACATCAGTCCCATGGCCATACCCTTTTTATCGGCAAACCAGGTCGCCACCGCCATCGTTCCCGCAACATTGGATGCACCTCCAAAACCAACCGAGGCGATTACACCATAGATGATAATCAGCTGGACGGCATTAGTGGTGAAAAAGGTGAGAAGTGTTGAAAAACCGATCACCAAAATGCTGCAGGATAGAATATAGCGGATGCCATATTTGTCAATCAGCCTGCCAACATACGGCTGTGAAATGGCAAAAACAATATAGCTGACGAAGGCAATGAAGGATATGACACTGCGATTCGCAGAAAACTCATGCTCCCATGGCGCCATGAACGCCCCGAACGACAAACGTACACCCTGTGCAGCCAGCAACGCCAAGAACGTCAATATTAAAATAATCCACGCATAATGAACCTTAAGGCGCTTCACGATGTGAACCTTCTTTCGGGTGACAGGCACCTATACCAGTTAGCTTAAGTGGTATAGGCGCCTATCACTTTTTTAAGAATAATCATATCATATAATTTTTATAACTTTCTAAATTTTGTCTGTTTTTCGCGGTAATTCAACAATTTACTTTTCAATCAAACGTTTGATTGAAAAGGCAGACAACCCTTCTTATACTTGATTTTTTCCCGGGAAATAGGTGCAGGAAATGTCGTCAGCTTAGGAATGTTTTCGACAATGAATAAAGCCATTTCCTTGTTGGAAATGGCCTTTACCTTTTATACTGCCTGTTTTTGCTGTTCCTGCTTCATTAATTTCATTTCACTAATGGCTTTTTTAGCCTTATTTTCATCAAATTCATTTTCGCTCTTTGCTACAACCATCGTTGCGATTCCGTTTCCGATCAGGTTCACTATTGCTCTTCCTTCACTCATGAAGCGATCTACACCAAGAAGAAGCGCCAATCCTTCAAGAGGAATAACCTGCAGGGCGGCAAGCGTCGATGCCAATACAATAAATCCGCTGCCAGTTACTCCCGCGGCACCTTTTGAAGTCAGCATGAGTACTAATAGAATGGTAACCTGCTGGCCGATTGTCAGATCCACTCCGAACACTTGTGCAAGGAAGACAACTGCCATGGACAGGTAAATGGATGTACCGTCCAGGTTAAAGGAGTACCCTGTTGGAATGACCAGACCCACAACCGATTTGGAGCAGCCGATGCGCTCCATTTTATCCATCATTCTCGGAAGCACTGATTCTGATGAACTTGTGCCTAATACGATTAAAATTTCATCTTTGATGAACTTCAAATAATTCCATAAGCTGAATCCGTACATTTTGCAGATAATATTTAAAACAACAAAGATAAATAAGAACATCGTCACGTACACAGAAATCATCAGTTTGCCAAGCGGAACAAGTGATGCCAGTCCGAAATGCCCGATTGTATAGGCCATGGCTCCAAATGCTCCAAGCGGGGCTGCCTTCATTACATAGCCGATGATTTTAAAGAAGACCAATGATAGCTTATCCAAAAATTCAATGACGATTTTGCCCTTTTCACCAAGAGCAGCCAAACCGACACCAAATAAAATAGAGAAGAATAAAACCTGCAGGATATCCCCTTTTGCAAAGGCATCCACCATGTTGGAAGGAACAATATGTGTTACAAACTCAATCCAATTGATGCCCTCTCCGCCATTGGCTGTATACTGTGAAACATCTCCTTTTTCCAATTCATTAAAGTTCAGGCCTGCACCTGGTTTAATGACATTAACGACGATCAGACCGATCATTAAAGCAAGTGTAGTAACAACCTCAAAATAGATAAACGCTTTGCCGCCAACCTTGCCGACTTTTTTCATATCACCCATTTTGGCGATTCCAAGGACGATAGTCAGGAAAATAATCGGGGCGATGACCATTTTAACTGCGTTGATGAAGGTATCGCCTACCGGCTTCATCTCTTTTCCGACTTCCGGCCAAATCAGTCCGACCATAACACCGATAAAAATAGCCGTTAACACCTGAAAGGTTAAATTTTTATAAATCCGCTGCTTCTTCACTTTGATCTCATCTCCTTTTTTCTAACTATTCATTCTATTAGGAATGATAGCGTTTTCAGATAAAAGCGAGAAGTTTATGGTCATAACGGATGTTTTGTTCATTTTGGTCTCGAAATATAATAACTAAACTATGACATACCGATTGACAGGCCTGCCCACTCCTCCGTACTGCACATCCAGCCGGATTGCTCCGCTTTTTTCAAGGTAATCAAGATAGCGGCGGGCGGTTACTCTGGCAATGCCGATGCCGTTGGCAACTTCTTCGGCAGAGCGGGGTTCGGTCTGCTGCTGCATAAATGCAGTAATTTCATTTAAGGTGAATTCATTCAGCCCTTTTGGCAGACTGTTTGCTTCTTTCTTCGCCTGCTTTGCATAAATCAGGGCATCCAGCTGCTCCTGTGACAGTGTGCCTGATTCCTTCAGGCTCTCTCTGTAATGGCGGTATTTTTCAAGAGCCTGCTGAATTCTGTTCAGCTTAAAAGGTTTAATGATATAATCTCTTGCGCCATTTTGAAGCATCAGCTTGATGGTTTCCTTATCCTTTGCAGCGGAAACGACGATGACATCAGAATCGAGGTGCTGCTTTCTAAATTCCTGAAGGGTTTGAATGCCATCTTTTTTCGGCATAAAAATATCCAAAATAACCAGGTCAGGCTTCAGTTTTTTCGCAAGGCTGATTCCTTCCTCACCATTTCCGGCTGCCGCAATGATCGTGAATCCTTCCACACTTGCAATGAATTCTCTATTCACTTCCTGGACCATTGGGTCATCTTCAATCAGCAGCACATTGATTTCTTCTTTAACCGCCATATGCCTCTCCCTCCGCTTCCATTGGAAAAGTGATCGTAAAGGAAGCTCCTTCATCCCGGCCTGTTGAAACCTCGATCGCTCCTCCGCCTTTTTCTGTAATTTGTTTGACAAGGTAAAGCCCATAGCCTGTCCCGCCTGATTTATTGGCAGTAAATCCTTTTTCATATAGCTTCGGCAAAATCGCTTCCTCTATCCCGCTGCCGTTATCTTCCACCAGCACCGCACAAATCTCATCAGTCTGCTCAATACTGATATCTATTTTTCGATCTTCACGTTCACTATGCTCAAAAGCCCCAAACGCATTTTCAATCAGATTGCCCAGCAGCAAAACAAAGTCATGGTGGTCCAGGCGGCTTGGAAACTCCTCCAGATTGCTGTTTGGGTCGATGACCACTGTGATGCCCAATTCCTTTCCGCGCCGCACTTTGCTTAATAATAGGCCTGCAATGGCATCGTTCCTGATTTTATCGCTGAGGAAATTCGAGAGGTTTTCCTGCTCTTCAGACGCATCGAACGTCAGCTTTAAAGCTTTGTCTGCTTTCCCGAGCTGAATCAATCCGGCAATGGTGTGAAGCTTGTTCATATGTTCATGGTTCTGCACTCTCAGCGCCTCAACAAAGCTTTTTACACCGGTCAGCTCTTCGGCTAGCTTCGTGACTTCCGTGCGGTCCTGGAAAATAGCTACCGCTCCGATCATTTCGCTGTCTTTCCGGATGGGAATTCTGGTGCTTAAGATGACCTTGCCGCTTACAATGATTTGTTCATTATAAACTGCACGGCTGCGCTCCACTATTTCAGGGAGCCTGGTGTCTTTTAAAACAGATCTGATTTTTTTGCCGGCGACATCGCCAGTTACGTTAAAAATTTTCTTTGCCTTTTCATTGAAAATCGTAATGTTTTCCTGGTTATCGATCGCGATTACGCCTTCATTGATCGAATGAAAGGTGGCTGTCCTTTCCTCCAGCATCCGTTTGATTTCATGGGGCTCCAGCTGGAACATCTGCTTTTTAATATGATTGGCAAGCATCAAAGAACCGATCAGTCCAAATATGAGCGTCAGCAGGACAATAATGCTGATTTCGCCGGCCAGATCAGCGATAATTTCCGTAATCGAAGGGATCTTATTGCCGACAACGACCACACCGATTTGATTGAGGCTTTCATCTTTAATCGGGATGAATGCGCGGATAAAGGTACCGACGTCTCCCTCTGCCTTGGAAAAATAAATATGTTCGGCAAAAGCCGGTTTCTCATCC
This window of the Cytobacillus pseudoceanisediminis genome carries:
- a CDS encoding DinB family protein; the encoded protein is MLKKPKSNEYAPYYEKYVSSVPEGDLLQILDVQIKETMNLVKDLNEDQAQFRYAPEKWTIKEVIGHITDTERIMSYRLLCIGRGEMAKLPGYDDNEYVKNGQFNRFSIRELVEQLSYVRQNTIALLKSMDDESLLRRGNANGTEVTARAIAYIIAGHELHHRTFIKDRYMGAEGFGGTH
- a CDS encoding MBL fold metallo-hydrolase, with product MEKYICKTCGTQFPPSVHQPESCPICMEERQYVGPRGQEWTTLHEMTESQIYINEIQKEESNLYSMKTVPEFAIGQTAYLIQHNGFNLMWDCITYLDEHTIDTIKDLGGLDAIALSHPHYYSAQAEWAETFNVPIYIHEDDREWVMRDSEHIIFWSGESLKVQDGLVIHRLGGHFKGGAVLHWENGSQGKGVLLTGDIIQVVADSGWVSFMYSYPNLIPLPAETVERMAGRIKTLSFDRIYNAFHRVIEKEADLAVQRSAKRYIKAVRGELFQT
- a CDS encoding GNAT family N-acetyltransferase, encoding MIKYEFALPDQDQLFQLYENDGWNEFLKLPKEKLHKAMEQSWLVISAYDGDCLIGTGRIISDGVINAYLCGLIVDPGYRSQGIGKEMVRRLAVECSKARLHVQLMAEEEKAGYYEKLDFEVFTLGLKYKFSG
- a CDS encoding DUF3139 domain-containing protein yields the protein MKKLLLIIAGLLILASPVLFLYVLNNGNPIMNKWITHEVKKHLDGTDYDESDFQEHSYSIPKMDINHDFYHTHYYVIFKDEPNIIYYYGKKKWFGDVVQFCEKEDASTYEFVTGNTEHSEEVCVSMLDNR
- a CDS encoding STAS domain-containing protein, which codes for MHRNHDLYQFFLEKTWDLTEEWYKNVDKEESGGIYTSEDPAVIERVKKQNYEFHKQFSEVFHKEEEAFFRELESWIVKVAQDDEHLRTPLEMILQEFFNTQEQYLNLLEQFVEISQGQYDEKQIALWRRMIIRTIGEVVTWFTEEYNNHSQKRLQAQQALILELSSPVISLTEDIALLPLVGDIDTARAKIMLENTLQQCNKIGVSQLFLDLSGVVMIDTMVAHQLFQLIEALSLIGVKTTISGLRPEIAQTAVQLGLTFDHVSIKSTLSSAIKSANIIAG
- a CDS encoding MFS transporter, which codes for MKRLKVHYAWIILILTFLALLAAQGVRLSFGAFMAPWEHEFSANRSVISFIAFVSYIVFAISQPYVGRLIDKYGIRYILSCSILVIGFSTLLTFFTTNAVQLIIIYGVIASVGFGGASNVAGTMAVATWFADKKGMAMGLMSAGTAAGQLILVPLSLFLIDQLGWKTTVLVLGCFLIVFIFPLLLLFIRSNPADLHIEAYGARVSDNEKGRQKEAPKGTLSIFQLLKRKEFLFLMLPFFVCGVTTTGLMDTHLIPFAQYCGFTPGVTGAAVSLLAGFNILGTVVSGFLADRWNCRRILAFLYGVRALTIVLLLIIVNDASLFGFFVTQSHLLILFAISFGIVNFATVAPTMKLAAEYFRHLSAGAVIGWIYLSHQLGSALGSFVPGVIFDLTGSYDSSFIASIILLVLASALSIMLPRPGADYQYANSRELAENR
- the dctP gene encoding C4-dicarboxylate transporter DctP, which gives rise to MVGLIWPEVGKEMKPVGDTFINAVKMVIAPIIFLTIVLGIAKMGDMKKVGKVGGKAFIYFEVVTTLALMIGLIVVNVIKPGAGLNFNELEKGDVSQYTANGGEGINWIEFVTHIVPSNMVDAFAKGDILQVLFFSILFGVGLAALGEKGKIVIEFLDKLSLVFFKIIGYVMKAAPLGAFGAMAYTIGHFGLASLVPLGKLMISVYVTMFLFIFVVLNIICKMYGFSLWNYLKFIKDEILIVLGTSSSESVLPRMMDKMERIGCSKSVVGLVIPTGYSFNLDGTSIYLSMAVVFLAQVFGVDLTIGQQVTILLVLMLTSKGAAGVTGSGFIVLASTLAALQVIPLEGLALLLGVDRFMSEGRAIVNLIGNGIATMVVAKSENEFDENKAKKAISEMKLMKQEQQKQAV
- a CDS encoding response regulator, coding for MAVKEEINVLLIEDDPMVQEVNREFIASVEGFTIIAAAGNGEEGISLAKKLKPDLVILDIFMPKKDGIQTLQEFRKQHLDSDVIVVSAAKDKETIKLMLQNGARDYIIKPFKLNRIQQALEKYRHYRESLKESGTLSQEQLDALIYAKQAKKEANSLPKGLNEFTLNEITAFMQQQTEPRSAEEVANGIGIARVTARRYLDYLEKSGAIRLDVQYGGVGRPVNRYVIV